TAAAAGCAAGTAATGTAAGACTTGGTCAGATGATTGTTGAAAGAGCATTTGGCTCTCTTGCTCTTTATCACAAAGATCAAAGTACTGTTTTACATTCTGGGGATGTTGTTCTAGATGCTATTGGAAGTGAAGTTAGAAAAAGAACCAAACCTTCAACAAGTTGGACAGAAGTTATTCGAGCTATTACTCCAGATCATGCTGTTTTAATAAATAGACAAAACAGAAGTGGATCAATGATTCAATCTGGAATGAGCATGTTTATATTGGAAACCGAACCGGCTGGGTATGTCTTAAAAGCAGCAAATGAAGCAGAAAAAGCATCAAATATAACTGTTGTAGATGTTAAGGCAGTTGGCGCTTTTGGTAGATTAACTCTCGCTGGGAAAGAAGGAGATGTAGAAGAAGCTGCTGCAGCTGCTATAAGAGCAATTGATGAAATTTCAAATTATTGAGAATTTTTTAATTTAAACCAATTTCTTTTTTGAGGTAAGGTGACATAATTCTGGCGGCTTTACCCCTGCTTCCTAACTTACTTAGTTGTGATTGTGATAGCTCACCGTAAACACAGTTAGCTTCTTTTACCCAAAAAATAGATTCGAACTCCCCATTTGGATATTTTGGAGTCTTAAGAATTTCTCCCCAGCATATTCCAGTTGTATCCTTCACTAAGTTTCCTGAGGGATCACATAAAACCATACAACTTATAAATCTCGCGCTCCTGTAAGGACTATCAGAAAGTTCATTAATTAATTTTTTAATTTTTTCAGCGTTGTTTTTGGCATATCGAGCAGAATATATGCCTGGTCGACCATCTAAAACATCTACTTCAAGGCCTGAATCGTCAGCTAATGCCCAGGTTTTTGTCTCTAAAGCAGCTGCTTTTGCTTTTAAAAGTGCATTCTCAAAATATGTGTCTCCAGTCTCTTCGACATTTAAATATTCTGGTTGCTTCTGCACCTTTAAAGACAAAACATCCAGCATCTCTGAAATTTCAGATACTTTTCTTTGATTGCCACTAGCAATAGTTAAGACTGGATGGTTCAAAATAATAAATAAATTTATTGAGGATATTATCTTACTTCAAAGCTAGATACGGAGACAGGAAAGGTTGAACATTCCACACCTGTGTAGACAGGGCCTGCCTCGTACGGAAATAACATAATGTAAATTTTTTCTTAACACAACAGTATGTTTTGATGCACTAACTAATTTGCATAAGTATTGACATATCAATAGTACCAAGGGTGATAAGTTTAACTTATGAATGATAGAAAAAACATTAATGGAGATTTTATCGAAAACGCTTGACTTATAAGTACTTAATGAAGCATTCTTCGAATTGAACATTCCACATTTAGTAATTAGTAGACAATGGCTACAGAAACAATGGGTATCGCTCTCGGCATGATCGAGACACGCGGACTTGTACCTGCAATCGAAGCAGCAGACGCAATGACAAAGGCTGCAGAAGTTCGCCTTATTGGTCGTGAATTCGTAGGTGGCGGTTATGTCACAGTTTTAGTTAGAGGAGAAACAGGAGCAGTTAACGCAGCTGTAAGAGCTGGTGCTGATGCTTGTGAGAGAGTTGGTGACGGTTTAGTTGCAGCTCACATTATTGCTCGTCCTCATAGAGAAGTTGAACCTGCTCTTGGTAACGGTGAATTTCTTGGTCAAAAGGACTAATAAATAAAGCAAAATTTATAAATTTTGCACAATAATTATTTTCCCTACACAGACCTAAATTTATCCTTATGAGTAAGAAGTATGATGCAGGGGTAAAGGAGTACAGAGATACCTACTGGACTCCAGAATATGTACCCCTAGACACCGATTTACTAGCCTGTTTCAAATGTACAGGTCAAGAAGGTGTTCCCAGAGAAGAAGTTGCAGCAGCTGTTGCCGCTGAATCTTCAACAGGTACTTGGTCAACAGTTTGGTCCGAGTTACTTACAGATTTAGAATTTTATAAAGGACGTTGTTATCGAATCGAAGACGTTCCTGGAGATCCTGAAGCTTTTTATGCTTTTATTGCATATCCCTTAGATCTTTTTGAAGAAGGTTCTATTACAAACGTATTAACATCTCTAGTAGGAAACGTTTTTGGATTTAAAGCTCTAAGACACTTACGTCTCGAAGATATTAGATTCCCAATCGCTTTCATCAAAACTTGCGGCGGTCCACCAAATGGAATCGTAGTTGAAAGAGATCGTTTAAACAAATATGGAAGACCTCTACTTGGTTGTACCATTAAACCTAAATTAGGATTATCTGGTAAAAATTATGGTCGAGTTGTATATGAGTGTCTTAGAGGTGGTCTCGATTTAACGAAGGATGACGAGAATATAAACTCTCAGCCATTCCAACGTTGGAGAGAAAGATTTGAGTTTGTTGCAGAAGCAGTTAAGCTTGCTCAGCAGGAAACTGGCGAAGTTAAAGGTCACTACCTAAACTGTACTGCCAACACTCCTGAAGAACTTTACGAAAGAGCTGAATTTGCAAAAGAGCTAGATATGCCAATCATCATGCATGATTATATAACTGGCGGATTTACTGCAAATACTGGATTAGCAAACTGGTGTCGTAAAAATGGCATGCTCCTACATATTCATAGAGCGATGCATGCTGTTATTGATAGACATCCAAAACACGGTATCCATTTCAGGGTTCTAGCAAAATGTTTGAGACTCTCCGGAGGCGATCAACTACATACTGGAACTGTTGTTGGAAAACTAGAAGGTGATCGTCAAACAACTCTTGGTTACATTGACAACTTAAGAGAGTCATTTGTTCCCGAGGATAGATCAAGAGGTAACTTCTTTGATCAAGATTGGGGTTCAATGCCAGGAGTATTTGCTGTCGCATCAGGTGGTATTCACGTATGGCATATGCCTGCACTCCTAGCGATTTTTGGAGATGATTCTTGTCTTCAGTTTGGTGGAGGAACACATGGTCATCCATGGGGTTCAGCTGCTGGAGCTGCAGCCAACAGAGTTGCTTTAGAAGCTTGCGTAAAAGCACGTAATGCTGGTCGCGAAATCGAAAAAGAGAGTAGAGACATTCTTATGGAAGCTGCTAAACACAGTCCTGAATTAGCTATCGCTCTTGAAACTTGGAAGGAAATTAAGTTTGAATTTGATACCGTCGATAAACTAGACGTTCAAGGTTAAACCAGATTTCAAAAATTGAGGAGATTCTTCTCCTCAAACTTCCACAAATCTCGTTGTATTACGAGTAATTTCATTCACATTTAAATTAATTATGCCTTTCCAGAGCACAGTAGGCGACTATCAAACAGTTGCAACCCTGGAAACATTCGGTTTCTTACCACCGATGACCCAGGAGGAAATATACGATCAAATTGCATACATAATTGCTCAAGGATGGAGTCCTGTTATTGAGCATGTTCATCCTAGTGGAAGTATGCAAACTTATTGGTCTTATTGGAAGCTCCCATTCTTTGGGGAAAAAGACCTTAACTTGGTTGTAAGTGAATTAGAGGCATGTCATAGAGCATACCCTGATCATCATGTAAGAATTATCGGATACGATGCTTACACTCAAAGCCAAGGAACAGCTTTTGTAGTTTTCCAAGGACGTTAAATCTACTTTTATGTAGTAAATATCTTTCTCCAAAAAATATTTTTGGAGAAAGTTTTTTCAAAAGAGTTTCACATTTGAAGATTATGTCAAAAAAAACCAGTAGAGAGATTGCACTAGAAAGAAGAAAGGCGTTGAGTGATAGCGGTAAAAAAGCTGCTGCTTATTCTTCAACTACTAAAGATAGAGTTCGATCTTCTCAAGATATACAGATTTCTGGGACTCAGTCTTCTCCTAATAATCATAATATTTCTAAACCAGCTACAAAACATATTCCAAAAACTCAGGTAAACAGAAATTCTTCAACAACTTTATCTAGTAAAGAGTTAGTAATAGAGAGAAGAAAAGCAATGTCTACCCATGGGAAATCAGCTATAACTTCATCCGATAGAACCCGTACTGATGTTAAAAAAGAAAGTCCTGTAAACACAGTTAAAACTTCCACAAGCAAAAATCAGGAAGTTCAAAACTCACATAATACAGAAATTAAAACATCAAAACCTAACGTTAAAAGAAGAATTAATCAGAAGAGAAAGCCTATTACTAATACAAGTAGAGATATTGTTTTAGCGAGAAGAGAAGCTCAATCTAAGCATGGTAAATCAGCAACTAAACAAAATACTAGTGCAGCTTCTTTAGCTAGAAGGGGAGACCCAGATTTAAGTAGTAGAGAAATTTCTCAGAGAGTGAGAGAGCTAAGAAGTAAAACTGGTGCCACAAGCAAAAAGGGTAATGGTAAATGTAGACCATGTGGTCCAAATAAAAATGGAGCCAAACAAAATATTGCAGATGCTAGCTTGAAAGTTGGTAAAAGTGAAACTGATTCAGGTCAAATAGTTACTGGAACACAAGCTAATAGATCTGTAAAAACTACAGGTAATGAAGCAAGTACATGCAGAACTGTCACTGGTACTCAATATATGGGAGCAGAAGTAGTTGACCAATTTTGTCAAGATAGACCAAGTTATAAACAACCACTTAGATCTACTGTTACCTCTACAACTTCAGGTAATAAAGTAACCGGAAATGAAGTCGGTAGATCTGAGAGGGTCACAGGTGATGAGCCAGGAACTTGTAAAAACCTTACAGGTACTGAATATGTATCTGCTAATCAATCACAGAAGTATTGTGGTGATGTTCCAAAAAATCCTTCAAAGGTTAAACATAGTACTACAACTGATGGATTAAAAGTATCTGGATCACTTCCAGGTAGATCAACTCTTGTTACTGGAGATGAATCAGGTTCTGGACATCAGTTAACTGGAGATCAATATCTTGGATCAGAGCCAAATCCAAAAGGTAAAGCATTTGAAAAAGTAGGCAGTTACAACACTCTTAATGGGAATAATGTAACTGGTACAGGTGTAGGAAGATCAGACCATATGACAGGCAATGAACATGGTAGTTGCAAGAATATAACTGGTGATGAGTACATAGGATCTCAACAATATGAGAAGTTCTGCGGCTCAAAACCAAAACCAGAAGCTAGAAAAGTAGGTTTAAGCCTTTCTTCAAAGTCAAATTTAATAAGCGGGACTATGACAGGAAGTTCAAAAATAGTAACTGGAGATGAACCAGGTTCATGCAAAGTGCTAACAGGAACACCATACGCAGGCTTAGATCAGATTAATGATAATTGTAGTACCGAGATTTCTGAAGATATGAAATCCCGATCAACAGTTAATTCTGGAAATAATTCAAATGCCAGACTTACGGGACAACAACCAGGAATTGGAGGAGTAATGACAGGTGCTAAGAAAGGTGCTTGTAAAAACCTAACAGGGACTCCTTATGTTGGTGGAGATCAGTTCTCACAAGCTTGTGATAATCCTCCACATGATACTGCTTATGCGAATCCGGAAAAGTCAGCAGGTAAGTCTTGGAATGAATTCTCAGTTAAATCACCATCAAGAGACAAATATTCTGAAAAAAATACTCAAGGTGTTACGGGTAATGAATATGAAAATGGTTCTAAGGTAACAGGACCTTTTGATATGGCAGTTGATAAGGTCACTGGCACTGAAAAATTTAGATTTGAACCAAATAAAAATATTACTTATAAACAAAAAATGGAAATTGAAGAGGCAGACCGTGCTGCAAAGACACCAGAAAAAAGAGTCGCTTCAAGGATTACTGGAGAAGGACAATCAGTGGGAAACGTAACTGGTGATGATTGGGATCGCGGTGATAAGGTAACAGGCACAGAGGGAGCTTCTTCTAGAAAGCGAAATCCATCAAGAGCCGGATTCATGAGTGCAATGCCCCCTATGGAAGTTAAAAGAAATGAAGAAACAGAAAAACCAGATTTCTTGATAACTGGATCTAGTGGGAATACTCGTGAAGGACAACTTGTTACCTTTTCAGGTGGTGCAAGAGGTTAACTAAATAATGCCTTTAAGAGGACTGGCTAAAGCCAAGAACTTCACATTGGGGCCAACAGCTCCAATGAAAACTTTTACTGAAAATATCCATATACAAACTAAAGAATCAAATAATTTCCGAAATTCTGGAAAGTCTCATAAATTAACCAATAATATCCAAAATGAAAATCTATTTAGGTATGAAAGCAAAATAAAAAGTGACTTTGATGAAATTGTTCCAACTCTCAAGGAAATTGCTCGAATTCAACATCACGAAGATTTTATAAATAAGGCACAGAAAATATCAAGAAAAAATTTGGGAATAGATTTACCCCTACATGTATTAGATAAATCTTGGGTTAAGCCTCTTGATATGAGAGCTTTATATGCATGGTGTGCTTTTAAACAGCATGACAAACTAAGCGACAATTTTTTTAACAATGATCCACTTGAAGGTGCTGCTGGAAGTAGGGATGCGGAAGACTTTGAAAAATTTCTCTTAGATTGTGGAATACATTTACTTGATATAACTCCCTGTTCAGATGGAAGATTAGCTCATTCAGTTGCTTATGTAATGAGAATACCTTTTAGTTCAGTAAGAAGAAGGTCCCATGCTGGAGCACTGTTTGATATTGAAAATACCGTTAATCGATGGGTGAAAACTGAACATAAAAGATATAGAGAGAATGTTCCTAATGAAGCTCATAAGGATACAAGGTACTTAAAAGTTGTGACTTATCACTTTAGTTCAGTAGATCCTTTGCATCAGGGATGCGCAGCTCATGGGAGTAATGATGAGTTAGCTGCAGCAGAAGGTAGAAATAAATTATATGCTTTCAAAGAGGCTGTAGAGAATAGCTTTTGCTGCGGAGCTTCAGTGGATTTAATGTTAATTGGACTTGATACAGACACTGATTCATTAAAAATACATTTATCAACTAGCGATGGAGGTATAGATTTAGAAAAAACTATTTCTACATTAGAAATTTATAATTCAACAATAAATTTCTCAAGAGAGGATGCAGAAAGAGAAATTTGCCAAACAATTTCTAAGCAATCTTCAAAAGATAAACTCAGTGGACTGGAAAAATTTACGTATAAATTAATTGTCAATAATATTTCTCAAATTGATTATGTTAAGAGTTTTCATAATGGTTCTTATAAAGATATTGGACATGCAGAGAGGTTTATTGGAGTAGGTATAGGTTTCAAAGAAGTACATCTCAGAAATTTAACTTATTTTGCTCATTTAGATACAGTCGAAGAAGGGGCTCCAGATTTAGATGTAGGAGTGAAGATTTTTACTGGATTAAATGTTTCTCAAGATTTACCTATTCCGGTAGTAATAAGATTTGATTACTCTGGAAAAGTTCCGGGAGCAAAAGAGAGGGCAATAAATGATTGTGAAAGAGTTAATAATGCGATATCAATTAGATATAAAAATTTAGTTGAGCAAGGTTTGTTACACACTTGCTCTACTATTAGAGATAGGGACAACATTCATTCCGCTCAAATTATTGGAATGTCTTTAGATAAAAAAACAGAGGAGGCTCACTAATTATGTTAATTTGCAAGGTTGTAAAACCACTTGTTTCTACCAATAGGATTCCTGGTTTTGAACATAAACATCTGCAGGTTGTATTAGATGGTTCTTCAAGTAAAGTTGCAGTTGATGCTGTTGGCTGTAAGCCAGGAGATTGGGTTATTTGTGTTGGAAGCTCTGCAGCTAGGGAAGCAGCGGGAAGTAAATCTTATCCAAGCGATTTAACGATTGTTGGAATAATTGATCATTGGGATCCTGACAAGTCATAAAAAAGGAGGATATAAATTGTGGAAATTATGAAGGTACTAGGAAGAATGGTATGCACTCAAAGAGTAGCTGGCTTAGGTTATATGAATTTACGAATTTTAGAAAATAATAAAGGAAAGAAAGTAGTTGCTGTAGATCCTGTTGGAGCAAGAGAAGGTAACTGGGTTTTTACTGCTAGTGGCTCTGCCGCTAGATTTGCATGCCCTAATCCAGAAGTTCAAACCGATTTAACAATTGGAGGTATTATTGATTATTGGGAGAGTGACTAAAAATTTTAACTTCAAAAATTTATTGAGAAACTTTCTTGAAGGTATAGTGTAATTAGACTTGAATAAAGAATGTAATGTGGAAAGAAAGAGAATCACCATTGAGGATTGAAAAAAGATTTGAATTTGATCAATACTCAAAAATTAGTAAATTCATGGGGGAAATTGAGAAATTATGTAAAGAGAGGGATATTTATCCAAATATCAGCTTCGGTAAGAATTTTGTAAGTCTTTCAATATTTTTAGATAATAAAGAAATATCAGATAAGGAAAAAGACTTTTCAATAGATATTGATAAATTTTATTTAGAAGATTAGTCCTTTTTAATAATTATTTGGCTTTGCAATATCTCTTTTGATTAAAGCCATTAAATATGTTGGAGCTTTATATCTACCAGGTAGACATCTATTTAAAGTTTCAAGATGACTCCAACACACTGTCTTTTCTATATCTTTAACTGAGTTTCCTTTTAATATTAATAGTCTAAGAGCTTTGCAAAATAAAGGATAACCTGCTTCTAGTTCATCTATATTAAGCTTTGCTGCTGACATAGATCAAAGATGAATTTTCAACTAATAATCTATACAACTATGGTGCAAAATTGGTTCATATTTCAAATTTCTAAATAATTAGAAATTAATCTAGAAATGCGACGCAATCTATTTCAATTGAAACTCCTTTTGGTAGAGATGAAACTTCTACACAAGCCCTTGCTGGAGGATTCTCTATATTAAAAAAATCACTATATATTTTATTGACAATTTGAAAATTACTTAAGTCCGTTAAGTAAATAGTTGTTTTTATTACATCCTCTATTTTGGCACCACCAGCTTTAAGAACTTCTGTGAGATTTTTTAAAACTTGAATAGTTTCCTTCTCTATATCACCTAAACATGTTATTTCATTTAAAGCTGGGTCTAGAGCAATTTGACCAGAACAATAGATAAAATCCCCAGCTTTTATTGCTTGATTATAAGGTCCTACTGGAACTGGAGCATTTGATGTTTTAATTACTTTTTTGGGGGACATTAGTTTAAGAAGATACCTATCTATTTAAACCCATAAATCTTTATTTGCTCTTAAAAAAGTAAATTCTTCTAAATTTTTTGCTCTTAAGAAAAGGTTTATTTTCATCTCTTCATCAAGTAAAAATGGAATTGTCAATTCATTAAGAGAAAGTTTTTTTTCAACTTCTGAAAGTTTATTTTTTATATCTTGATCTTTTGGCTTGAGATTCAATGCCCACAATATATTTGCTTTTGTATATTCATGTGCACAATATATGAGAGTATTTTTTGGCAAAGATTTGATTCTTTCTAGTGAGGAATACATTTGTTGATAAGTTCCATCAAAAATTCTTCCACAGCCTCCAGAAAATAATGTATCACCAATAAAAAGAACAGGATTTTCCCCATTCAAGAAGAAGGCAATATGTGAGCTTGTATGCCCTAATACTTCGATTATTTTTACTTCTTCACCTAAAATATTCAAAGTTTCTCCATCTTCTACAGATACATTTTGGAAAGGTATTCGCTTTTTTTCTTTGGAGGAAGCAATCACCTTTACATTTGGCCATCTTTCAATAAGAGACGTCGTCCCTCCAATATGATCGGAATGATGATGAGTTTGCAAAATAGCTTCTAAGTGAAAATTGTTTTCATTTATATATCTAACAACTGGTTCGTGAACAGATGGATCTACAACCACAACGGATTTATCTTTTACCAACAACCAAATGACGTTATCACTTAAAACTCTAAGTCCGATTATATTTTGAGCTTTATTAAATTCCATTGTTAAATTAGAATGAAGAATCCTTGGAAGAAATTGATCTATGTTTACTATAGCTTTACCAAAAGGAGCTCTGCTAAAAGATTCAATTTCAACTTTTAAAAAAGCTGGGTTAGATTTCTCTGATGCGTTGGACGAAAATAATAGATCATTGACCTTTGAATCAAATTGCAAAAGGGCTAAAGCACTACTTGTAAGAAATGGAGACGTTCCTGTTTATGTAAGTTATGGTCAGGCTGATTTGGGTATTGTTGGTTATGACGTTTTACGAGAATCTGAATTAAAAGTCGCAAAGTTATTAGATTTAGGCTTTGGGGGTTGTCATATGTCGTTGGCGGTTAAGAAAAATAGTAATTATTCAAAACCAACTGATCTTCCAGCAAATTGTAAAGTAGCAAGTAAATTTATAAAAACAGCAAGATCTTATTTTGAAGAATTAAATATTCCTGTAGAAATAGTTCATTTAACAGGATCTGTAGAGCTTGGTCCTATTACAGGTATGGCAGAGGCAATAGTTGATTTGGTCGCAACCGGAAAGACTCTTAAAGAGAATGGTTTAATTAAGATAGATAATCTTTTTTACTCAACTGCAAGACTTATTGGAAATCCTTTATCGATGAGGTTAGATGATAATCATCTCAGAGATACGATTTTATCAATAGAATCAACTAATGCTTTATAGAAGATTAGCTAAATGTTTTTTAAAGATTTTAGAAGGATTAAAAAGTTAGGTAAATATTTAACTAAAGATAAAAAAACAATTTATTTAATCTTAATAGTTTTGCTACCTGTCTCTTTCTCTGGAGCTATTCAGCCATTATTGGTAGGCC
This window of the Prochlorococcus marinus XMU1410 genome carries:
- a CDS encoding carboxysome peptide B — protein: MEIMKVLGRMVCTQRVAGLGYMNLRILENNKGKKVVAVDPVGAREGNWVFTASGSAARFACPNPEVQTDLTIGGIIDYWESD
- the hisG gene encoding ATP phosphoribosyltransferase, whose amino-acid sequence is MFTIALPKGALLKDSISTFKKAGLDFSDALDENNRSLTFESNCKRAKALLVRNGDVPVYVSYGQADLGIVGYDVLRESELKVAKLLDLGFGGCHMSLAVKKNSNYSKPTDLPANCKVASKFIKTARSYFEELNIPVEIVHLTGSVELGPITGMAEAIVDLVATGKTLKENGLIKIDNLFYSTARLIGNPLSMRLDDNHLRDTILSIESTNAL
- a CDS encoding 4a-hydroxytetrahydrobiopterin dehydratase — protein: MWKERESPLRIEKRFEFDQYSKISKFMGEIEKLCKERDIYPNISFGKNFVSLSIFLDNKEISDKEKDFSIDIDKFYLED
- a CDS encoding form I ribulose bisphosphate carboxylase large subunit, producing MSKKYDAGVKEYRDTYWTPEYVPLDTDLLACFKCTGQEGVPREEVAAAVAAESSTGTWSTVWSELLTDLEFYKGRCYRIEDVPGDPEAFYAFIAYPLDLFEEGSITNVLTSLVGNVFGFKALRHLRLEDIRFPIAFIKTCGGPPNGIVVERDRLNKYGRPLLGCTIKPKLGLSGKNYGRVVYECLRGGLDLTKDDENINSQPFQRWRERFEFVAEAVKLAQQETGEVKGHYLNCTANTPEELYERAEFAKELDMPIIMHDYITGGFTANTGLANWCRKNGMLLHIHRAMHAVIDRHPKHGIHFRVLAKCLRLSGGDQLHTGTVVGKLEGDRQTTLGYIDNLRESFVPEDRSRGNFFDQDWGSMPGVFAVASGGIHVWHMPALLAIFGDDSCLQFGGGTHGHPWGSAAGAAANRVALEACVKARNAGREIEKESRDILMEAAKHSPELAIALETWKEIKFEFDTVDKLDVQG
- a CDS encoding carboxysome peptide A, producing the protein MLICKVVKPLVSTNRIPGFEHKHLQVVLDGSSSKVAVDAVGCKPGDWVICVGSSAAREAAGSKSYPSDLTIVGIIDHWDPDKS
- a CDS encoding ribulose bisphosphate carboxylase small subunit; the protein is MPFQSTVGDYQTVATLETFGFLPPMTQEEIYDQIAYIIAQGWSPVIEHVHPSGSMQTYWSYWKLPFFGEKDLNLVVSELEACHRAYPDHHVRIIGYDAYTQSQGTAFVVFQGR
- a CDS encoding non-canonical purine NTP pyrophosphatase, producing MNHPVLTIASGNQRKVSEISEMLDVLSLKVQKQPEYLNVEETGDTYFENALLKAKAAALETKTWALADDSGLEVDVLDGRPGIYSARYAKNNAEKIKKLINELSDSPYRSARFISCMVLCDPSGNLVKDTTGICWGEILKTPKYPNGEFESIFWVKEANCVYGELSQSQLSKLGSRGKAARIMSPYLKKEIGLN
- a CDS encoding carboxysome shell carbonic anhydrase, with amino-acid sequence MPLRGLAKAKNFTLGPTAPMKTFTENIHIQTKESNNFRNSGKSHKLTNNIQNENLFRYESKIKSDFDEIVPTLKEIARIQHHEDFINKAQKISRKNLGIDLPLHVLDKSWVKPLDMRALYAWCAFKQHDKLSDNFFNNDPLEGAAGSRDAEDFEKFLLDCGIHLLDITPCSDGRLAHSVAYVMRIPFSSVRRRSHAGALFDIENTVNRWVKTEHKRYRENVPNEAHKDTRYLKVVTYHFSSVDPLHQGCAAHGSNDELAAAEGRNKLYAFKEAVENSFCCGASVDLMLIGLDTDTDSLKIHLSTSDGGIDLEKTISTLEIYNSTINFSREDAEREICQTISKQSSKDKLSGLEKFTYKLIVNNISQIDYVKSFHNGSYKDIGHAERFIGVGIGFKEVHLRNLTYFAHLDTVEEGAPDLDVGVKIFTGLNVSQDLPIPVVIRFDYSGKVPGAKERAINDCERVNNAISIRYKNLVEQGLLHTCSTIRDRDNIHSAQIIGMSLDKKTEEAH
- a CDS encoding BMC domain-containing protein is translated as MATETMGIALGMIETRGLVPAIEAADAMTKAAEVRLIGREFVGGGYVTVLVRGETGAVNAAVRAGADACERVGDGLVAAHIIARPHREVEPALGNGEFLGQKD
- a CDS encoding Rid family detoxifying hydrolase, whose amino-acid sequence is MSPKKVIKTSNAPVPVGPYNQAIKAGDFIYCSGQIALDPALNEITCLGDIEKETIQVLKNLTEVLKAGGAKIEDVIKTTIYLTDLSNFQIVNKIYSDFFNIENPPARACVEVSSLPKGVSIEIDCVAFLD
- a CDS encoding DUF3136 domain-containing protein, with product MSAAKLNIDELEAGYPLFCKALRLLILKGNSVKDIEKTVCWSHLETLNRCLPGRYKAPTYLMALIKRDIAKPNNY
- the gloB gene encoding hydroxyacylglutathione hydrolase → MEFNKAQNIIGLRVLSDNVIWLLVKDKSVVVVDPSVHEPVVRYINENNFHLEAILQTHHHSDHIGGTTSLIERWPNVKVIASSKEKKRIPFQNVSVEDGETLNILGEEVKIIEVLGHTSSHIAFFLNGENPVLFIGDTLFSGGCGRIFDGTYQQMYSSLERIKSLPKNTLIYCAHEYTKANILWALNLKPKDQDIKNKLSEVEKKLSLNELTIPFLLDEEMKINLFLRAKNLEEFTFLRANKDLWV
- the csoS2 gene encoding carboxysome assembly protein CsoS2, which codes for MSKKTSREIALERRKALSDSGKKAAAYSSTTKDRVRSSQDIQISGTQSSPNNHNISKPATKHIPKTQVNRNSSTTLSSKELVIERRKAMSTHGKSAITSSDRTRTDVKKESPVNTVKTSTSKNQEVQNSHNTEIKTSKPNVKRRINQKRKPITNTSRDIVLARREAQSKHGKSATKQNTSAASLARRGDPDLSSREISQRVRELRSKTGATSKKGNGKCRPCGPNKNGAKQNIADASLKVGKSETDSGQIVTGTQANRSVKTTGNEASTCRTVTGTQYMGAEVVDQFCQDRPSYKQPLRSTVTSTTSGNKVTGNEVGRSERVTGDEPGTCKNLTGTEYVSANQSQKYCGDVPKNPSKVKHSTTTDGLKVSGSLPGRSTLVTGDESGSGHQLTGDQYLGSEPNPKGKAFEKVGSYNTLNGNNVTGTGVGRSDHMTGNEHGSCKNITGDEYIGSQQYEKFCGSKPKPEARKVGLSLSSKSNLISGTMTGSSKIVTGDEPGSCKVLTGTPYAGLDQINDNCSTEISEDMKSRSTVNSGNNSNARLTGQQPGIGGVMTGAKKGACKNLTGTPYVGGDQFSQACDNPPHDTAYANPEKSAGKSWNEFSVKSPSRDKYSEKNTQGVTGNEYENGSKVTGPFDMAVDKVTGTEKFRFEPNKNITYKQKMEIEEADRAAKTPEKRVASRITGEGQSVGNVTGDDWDRGDKVTGTEGASSRKRNPSRAGFMSAMPPMEVKRNEETEKPDFLITGSSGNTREGQLVTFSGGARG